From Haloarcula sp. CBA1127, a single genomic window includes:
- the trmB gene encoding HTH-type sugar sensing transcriptional regulator TrmB translates to MSSDDLEASLEQVIARFNLGEYEISAYLAVLQHGELTASEISENTDIPQPRVYDTVRSLSDVGLVELKESRPMKVLAIDPREAFEGIQDSLDDLVDDLSSRYTAPAREPEAVSLVKSRPTILRYLEDIIETAEYELTLSLTPALLERFEDRLASRKQSGIAIEILISPSVDAPDPARFDYESIATTVKARRGITTPVVAVADGNYSMYATRESVRGDTDRYGVIFNRSELGFLVSGFLNTVLWTTAETIASDGDGLPFPRRYGTIRRCISDLVTLDGEFYATIEGRDVETGDHRVVEGKVDQASFSSNREVATLVVETAEGPVEVGGQVAAFEDIEAYEIRIGTDEPPEN, encoded by the coding sequence ATGTCTAGTGACGACTTGGAAGCATCGCTCGAACAGGTAATTGCGCGGTTCAATCTCGGCGAATACGAGATTTCAGCCTACCTGGCCGTGCTGCAACACGGCGAGCTGACAGCGTCGGAGATATCAGAGAACACGGACATTCCACAGCCCCGGGTGTACGATACAGTTCGAAGCCTCAGCGATGTCGGGCTGGTCGAACTCAAGGAGTCCCGGCCGATGAAGGTCCTGGCTATCGACCCGCGGGAAGCGTTTGAGGGGATTCAGGATTCGCTCGACGACCTCGTCGACGACCTGTCCTCGCGCTACACGGCACCCGCCCGAGAGCCCGAAGCTGTCTCGCTCGTCAAATCCCGGCCGACGATACTCCGGTATCTCGAAGACATCATCGAGACGGCCGAGTACGAACTGACGCTATCCTTGACGCCGGCCCTGCTAGAGCGGTTCGAAGACAGGCTCGCAAGCCGGAAGCAGTCCGGCATCGCGATCGAGATTCTCATTTCGCCGAGCGTGGACGCCCCCGACCCGGCGCGGTTCGATTACGAATCCATCGCGACCACGGTGAAGGCTCGTCGCGGTATCACGACGCCGGTCGTCGCCGTCGCAGACGGGAACTACTCGATGTACGCCACCCGCGAGAGCGTCCGCGGTGACACGGACCGGTATGGCGTCATCTTCAATCGGTCGGAACTCGGATTTCTGGTGTCCGGGTTCCTCAACACAGTGCTGTGGACGACGGCCGAAACGATTGCCAGTGACGGGGACGGGCTGCCGTTCCCGCGCCGCTATGGGACGATCAGGCGCTGTATCTCTGATCTGGTGACGCTGGACGGGGAGTTCTACGCAACTATAGAGGGTCGGGACGTCGAAACGGGCGACCACCGGGTCGTCGAAGGCAAAGTGGACCAGGCGTCGTTCAGTTCGAACCGCGAGGTCGCGACGCTGGTCGTCGAAACGGCAGAGGGGCCGGTCGAGGTCGGTGGACAGGTCGCTGCGTTCGAGGATATCGAAGCGTACGAGATCCGAATTGGAACGGACGAACCGCCCGAGAACTGA
- a CDS encoding winged helix-turn-helix domain-containing protein, whose product MGVESLIQYVRTSSVRTDIIGSLCPGAKATNELLSAVTASESAIYDALSNLEGRGLVTSMDDGWQLTGTGRLVADTIHRQQRLEELFAMAPQYWESHDTSVLPHPFRCRLPELDEYTVIRSTQTDINRPVREVVTRVENVSSCDVVSPVYHPEYEAAMPDSSNSRLVVSCAVVDEMLGKEDVSLDTDRYEETIVRVTPVPYALAVADDWMILTLPELDGAWPSAKIVSEADSAISWAKDLFTHLWEDATPIETYLADH is encoded by the coding sequence ATGGGCGTAGAATCGCTTATTCAATACGTCCGAACGTCGTCCGTCCGGACGGATATCATCGGCTCGCTGTGTCCCGGAGCCAAGGCCACCAACGAACTGCTGTCAGCAGTCACTGCGAGCGAGTCAGCGATCTACGACGCGCTTTCGAACCTCGAAGGCCGCGGTCTGGTCACCTCGATGGATGACGGGTGGCAACTTACCGGCACCGGCCGTCTGGTCGCGGATACGATCCACCGCCAGCAGCGCCTTGAGGAGCTTTTCGCTATGGCCCCCCAGTACTGGGAGTCCCACGACACGTCAGTGCTGCCACACCCGTTCCGGTGTCGCCTGCCTGAACTCGACGAATACACGGTCATCCGTAGTACACAGACCGATATCAACCGTCCCGTCCGCGAAGTCGTCACCCGCGTTGAGAACGTCTCCAGTTGTGACGTTGTCTCGCCCGTCTACCACCCTGAGTACGAGGCTGCGATGCCAGACAGCTCTAATTCGAGGCTGGTGGTGAGCTGTGCTGTCGTCGACGAGATGCTCGGCAAGGAGGACGTCTCACTGGATACAGATCGATACGAGGAGACGATCGTTCGTGTCACACCGGTCCCGTACGCACTCGCTGTCGCCGACGACTGGATGATCCTGACGCTTCCAGAACTCGACGGGGCCTGGCCGTCAGCGAAGATAGTCTCGGAAGCGGACAGCGCCATTTCATGGGCAAAAGATCTGTTTACGCATCTCTGGGAGGATGCAACCCCGATAGAGACGTATCTCGCCGATCACTGA
- a CDS encoding dolichyl-phosphate hexose transferase, with protein sequence MAIQGTRTEEPGGYTFDDLAVVMGTYNEEEAIGTVLDDIATVTDERAEVICVDGSSDRTPEIARDHGATVIEQEPQGYGVAVREAVLTPDRPVVVTTDCDDTYPMERLPDFLAEINDGADVVSGDRLYYGAEQMPGMNKLGNELFALLASVLMGKRVHDTTTGMRAYRREVLQKIVWTENTGLSAELLMRPLMRGYDVRERPIEYDERKGETKLDPFSGGAAIAKSIVRVALEEQFR encoded by the coding sequence ATGGCTATTCAGGGCACGCGGACCGAAGAGCCGGGCGGCTACACCTTCGACGACCTCGCGGTCGTAATGGGGACGTACAACGAAGAAGAAGCGATCGGCACCGTTCTTGATGATATCGCGACAGTGACCGACGAGCGCGCGGAAGTCATCTGTGTTGACGGGTCCAGCGACCGGACACCAGAGATCGCCCGCGACCACGGTGCGACAGTCATCGAACAGGAACCACAGGGGTACGGCGTGGCGGTCCGCGAAGCCGTGTTGACACCGGATCGGCCGGTCGTCGTCACGACGGACTGTGACGACACGTATCCGATGGAGCGTCTGCCCGATTTCCTCGCCGAAATAAATGATGGGGCCGACGTTGTTAGCGGCGACCGGCTGTACTACGGGGCCGAACAGATGCCGGGGATGAACAAACTGGGGAACGAACTGTTCGCGCTACTCGCGAGCGTACTCATGGGCAAGCGCGTCCACGACACGACCACCGGAATGCGCGCCTACCGCCGTGAGGTCCTCCAGAAGATCGTCTGGACCGAGAACACCGGCCTCTCGGCCGAACTCCTTATGCGGCCGCTGATGCGGGGGTACGACGTGCGTGAGCGTCCTATTGAGTACGACGAGCGGAAAGGCGAGACGAAACTCGACCCGTTCTCCGGCGGGGCCGCCATCGCAAAGTCCATTGTTCGGGTTGCGCTCGAAGAACAGTTCCGCTAA
- a CDS encoding gluconate 2-dehydrogenase subunit 3 family protein, producing MTDYELTRRDALKALGAAGVTVTGGAAALTWNGSENDDTDESAEDDATSSEPDFGGHERETYRAVATIVYPSEVAGIEEFVDSYVAGRVEADPERATDMATAVADLDAYTREWEDTVFTALDTETQEETLRGMGVNASDPDPHGDPRHRVRYYLVNDLLFALYSSPTGGELVGIENPQGHPGGTSSYQQPPNDQ from the coding sequence ATGACTGACTACGAACTCACCAGGCGTGACGCACTGAAAGCACTCGGCGCGGCGGGTGTCACCGTCACCGGTGGCGCGGCGGCGCTCACTTGGAACGGATCGGAAAACGACGATACTGACGAGTCAGCTGAGGACGACGCTACCAGTTCCGAACCGGACTTCGGGGGCCACGAGCGCGAGACGTACCGCGCCGTCGCCACTATTGTCTATCCGAGCGAGGTAGCGGGCATAGAGGAGTTCGTCGACAGCTACGTCGCTGGACGGGTCGAGGCAGACCCCGAGCGGGCGACAGACATGGCGACCGCTGTTGCGGATCTGGACGCCTACACTAGAGAGTGGGAGGACACCGTCTTCACTGCGTTAGACACAGAGACGCAGGAAGAAACGCTACGAGGAATGGGTGTCAACGCTTCCGACCCGGACCCGCATGGCGACCCGCGGCACCGCGTGCGCTACTACCTCGTCAACGACCTCCTGTTCGCGCTGTACAGTTCACCGACCGGCGGCGAGCTTGTCGGCATCGAGAATCCGCAGGGCCACCCCGGCGGAACGAGTAGCTATCAGCAGCCACCGAACGACCAGTAA
- a CDS encoding glycosyltransferase family 39 protein, with amino-acid sequence MKRLRQPGVQAGLVALLGGVVVFALAHVVFPHHTTNHDEGVYLQQAAMLLEGQLFIYPPVEESFRPWFFVADGERLYPKYAPVPAAMFAVGKLLGGYRVALGLISTGALALTYHTVREAFDARTGVVATILMLGSPLFLIDASVFLSYVPATLWNLGFAAAYLHADRTGSRKTAACAGLSIGIAFFARPYTAVLFATPFIIHALWSLRTRDLTRFTRLSLTAVGGLTGVAATLAYNHVVTGSAMLFPYEVFAPQDGPGFGYREILGYSREFTPAMSLDANTELLWKLATQWVVAGPLGTVAAAIGLGAVVRRGIDGRQAALAGVLLTVPLGNGYFWGTVNMLGDLSDPTDGLVTFLGPFYHVDMLVPLTAFGAVGVVTVAQRTQRLVTGRVSADRARPVLFAVALCGAALGGGAAVTTAAEPVSDNYEVTQQFEQAYEPFEERDLDNSLVLLPTPYGDWLNHPFQSVRNDPGFDGDTVYAMQHRQFEVIDAYPDRTYYRYVFRGEWVPYLGLPVEPRLQPVSVAAGETVRTDVSASVPEQAGLVSIRLTSEGENDYATVTGADRLDLQLSTDRNQTRLTGDGIDEQVGVPTPEDGSVTLIMFVDYGTGAGFEYRAELPVAQTDGGVRTLTPRLEVCKDQRRCDGEAAYVPGAHRDGIGMNATTTAENT; translated from the coding sequence ATGAAGCGACTGCGCCAGCCGGGGGTACAGGCGGGGCTGGTGGCACTGCTCGGCGGGGTCGTCGTCTTCGCGCTCGCTCACGTCGTTTTTCCACACCACACAACCAACCACGACGAAGGCGTCTACCTCCAGCAGGCCGCCATGCTGCTTGAGGGGCAGCTGTTCATCTACCCGCCGGTCGAAGAGTCGTTCCGACCGTGGTTTTTTGTGGCTGACGGCGAGCGGCTGTATCCCAAGTACGCGCCGGTTCCGGCGGCGATGTTCGCTGTCGGGAAACTGCTCGGCGGGTACCGCGTCGCGCTCGGCCTGATTTCGACCGGCGCGCTGGCGCTGACGTATCACACCGTCCGCGAGGCTTTCGACGCTCGAACCGGCGTAGTAGCGACCATCCTCATGCTCGGGTCGCCGCTGTTTCTCATTGACGCCTCGGTGTTCCTCTCGTATGTCCCGGCGACGCTCTGGAACCTCGGTTTCGCCGCGGCGTACCTCCACGCCGACCGGACCGGAAGCCGAAAAACAGCGGCCTGTGCCGGCCTTTCGATTGGCATTGCTTTCTTTGCGCGACCATATACCGCCGTGCTGTTTGCGACGCCGTTCATTATCCACGCGCTGTGGTCGCTCCGGACGCGAGACCTGACGCGGTTCACGCGACTGTCGCTGACCGCCGTCGGCGGGCTCACTGGCGTCGCCGCGACGCTTGCATACAACCACGTTGTCACCGGCTCCGCCATGCTGTTCCCCTACGAGGTGTTCGCCCCGCAGGACGGGCCGGGCTTTGGCTACCGTGAGATTCTGGGCTACTCTCGGGAGTTCACCCCGGCGATGTCGCTGGACGCGAATACCGAACTCCTCTGGAAACTCGCCACACAGTGGGTTGTCGCCGGTCCGCTGGGGACGGTGGCAGCAGCTATCGGCCTCGGGGCCGTCGTGCGCCGCGGGATAGACGGCCGACAGGCGGCGCTGGCCGGCGTCCTCCTGACGGTCCCGCTCGGCAATGGCTACTTCTGGGGCACGGTGAATATGCTCGGCGACCTCTCAGACCCGACCGACGGGCTGGTCACCTTTCTGGGGCCGTTCTACCACGTCGATATGCTTGTTCCGCTAACTGCTTTCGGTGCTGTCGGCGTCGTTACCGTCGCCCAGCGGACGCAGCGGCTGGTCACCGGGCGGGTCAGCGCGGACCGGGCCCGTCCGGTCCTGTTCGCGGTAGCGCTCTGTGGCGCGGCGCTGGGCGGCGGCGCGGCCGTTACAACGGCGGCCGAGCCGGTCTCAGATAACTACGAAGTGACCCAGCAGTTCGAACAGGCCTACGAGCCGTTCGAGGAGCGGGACCTCGACAATAGTCTCGTCTTGCTCCCGACGCCGTACGGTGACTGGCTCAATCATCCGTTCCAGTCAGTCCGCAACGACCCGGGCTTCGACGGCGACACAGTCTACGCGATGCAACACCGCCAGTTCGAGGTTATCGACGCCTACCCGGACCGAACCTACTACCGCTACGTGTTCCGCGGCGAGTGGGTCCCGTATCTGGGGCTGCCCGTCGAGCCGCGACTCCAGCCGGTATCTGTGGCGGCGGGCGAGACAGTCCGGACGGACGTATCGGCGTCAGTTCCGGAGCAGGCCGGGCTGGTCTCGATCCGGCTCACAAGCGAGGGTGAGAACGACTACGCGACGGTTACCGGGGCTGACAGGCTCGATTTGCAGCTTTCGACTGACCGGAATCAGACGCGGCTCACCGGCGATGGCATCGACGAGCAGGTCGGCGTGCCGACACCGGAAGACGGGTCGGTCACGCTCATCATGTTCGTCGACTACGGCACCGGCGCAGGGTTCGAATACCGGGCGGAACTCCCAGTTGCACAGACGGACGGCGGCGTCCGAACTCTGACTCCGCGGCTCGAAGTCTGTAAGGACCAGCGTCGCTGCGACGGCGAAGCAGCTTACGTCCCGGGCGCGCACCGCGATGGAATCGGCATGAACGCAACCACGACGGCGGAGAATACGTGA
- a CDS encoding ABC transporter ATP-binding protein has product MSRQTRTQQTSDFDDVDAAVANPNRTVLELDNVSKDYGHEVAVENLSLDVKDGELLTLLGPSGCGKTTTLRMIAGLERPSDGQISIADEVIADGSSFRKPEERNVGIVFQDYALFPHLTVAENIAFGLTEMEEDAVAERVDELLELVDLSAHHDKMPSQLSGGQQQRVALARSLAPEPDVLLLDEPFSNLDVRLRVEMREEVRKILKRAGVTAISVTHDQEEALSISDRVAIMNDGTIAQIGDPAEVFENPESRFVASFLGQASFLSARVTNDRIETGLGSFDVELLNGPVAAYNGAMVDVLVRPDDLQAMPTNESKADGYVVHRQYNGPSFVYRVELHSGDVVHCMHNHVETFEPGQPVEVDLVADHDLAWYPTE; this is encoded by the coding sequence ATGTCTCGACAAACACGCACACAGCAAACATCGGACTTCGACGACGTGGACGCAGCGGTGGCAAACCCGAACCGGACCGTGCTGGAACTGGACAATGTCTCCAAAGACTACGGTCACGAAGTCGCCGTCGAGAACCTCTCGCTCGACGTGAAAGACGGCGAACTACTGACACTGCTGGGACCGTCCGGCTGCGGGAAGACAACGACGCTCCGGATGATTGCCGGGCTGGAACGCCCCTCCGACGGACAGATATCAATCGCCGATGAAGTCATCGCCGACGGCTCCTCGTTCCGCAAGCCAGAGGAGCGAAACGTCGGTATTGTCTTTCAGGACTACGCCCTGTTCCCGCATCTCACCGTCGCCGAGAACATCGCGTTCGGCCTGACCGAGATGGAAGAAGACGCCGTCGCGGAACGGGTCGACGAACTGCTCGAGCTGGTCGACCTCTCGGCCCATCACGACAAGATGCCGAGCCAGCTTTCCGGCGGCCAGCAACAACGTGTCGCGCTTGCCCGTTCGCTGGCTCCGGAGCCGGATGTGCTCTTGCTCGACGAGCCGTTCTCGAATCTGGACGTGCGCCTGCGTGTCGAGATGCGCGAGGAGGTTCGCAAAATCCTCAAGCGAGCCGGCGTCACCGCCATCTCCGTGACCCACGACCAGGAAGAGGCGCTGTCGATAAGCGACCGCGTCGCCATCATGAACGATGGGACTATCGCCCAGATCGGCGACCCCGCTGAAGTGTTCGAAAACCCCGAAAGCCGCTTCGTTGCGAGCTTCCTCGGCCAGGCGAGTTTCCTCTCCGCCCGGGTGACCAACGACCGCATCGAGACGGGGCTGGGCTCGTTTGACGTGGAGTTGCTGAACGGGCCAGTCGCGGCGTACAACGGCGCGATGGTGGACGTACTCGTCCGGCCCGACGACCTGCAGGCGATGCCGACAAACGAGTCCAAGGCCGACGGCTACGTCGTTCACCGCCAGTACAACGGCCCCTCGTTCGTCTACCGGGTCGAACTCCACAGCGGCGACGTCGTCCACTGTATGCACAACCACGTCGAGACGTTCGAACCGGGCCAGCCCGTCGAGGTTGACTTGGTCGCCGACCACGACCTGGCCTGGTATCCGACGGAATGA
- a CDS encoding iron ABC transporter permease yields the protein MGTKDRYERLREQATTSERDSSPHTLLAVVSLAISLLLLAPLVWVFLRAGEIEFARAVELLTSDTTVSVTLNTLALVTGVTVASILIGVPLAILTAQTDLPFKRFWTITSALPLVVPSYIGAFAFVSAFGPRGVLADLLSPLGIEQIPTIYGLHGAILVLTLFTYPYVFLTTRASLLSFDGTVVEAARTLNHTRWEAFRRVTLPQIAPGIAAGALLVALYALSDFGTPAIMQYDVFTRMIYNEFGARRLDYASVLSMLLLVMALGILAVESRLSAGRDGAYVSSGSRRPGLIELGYWKAPALLFCGAIASLCLVLPIGILLQWLLRSGTGYSGGGFAFEAAYAWNSVGLAAAAAAICVVAALPIAYLSARGTSGVSSLPERATYVGYAVPGVVLGLALVYLGLRYVPFLYQSVILLVFAYVIRFLPQAVGTTESSILQVDPGYIEAARSLGYHPLSAFRKVVLPLVAPGIAAGAALVFLTTMKELPATLMLRPTGFETFVTYIWLVQGAGYYGQAAVPALVLVGLSGLSMLVILRREDTS from the coding sequence ATGGGCACAAAAGACCGGTACGAGCGGCTTCGGGAGCAGGCGACGACATCGGAACGAGACTCGTCGCCGCACACGCTGCTCGCAGTGGTCTCACTCGCGATATCGCTACTGTTACTGGCGCCGCTAGTGTGGGTTTTTCTCCGGGCGGGCGAAATCGAGTTCGCGCGTGCGGTCGAACTGTTGACGAGCGATACGACCGTCTCGGTGACGCTGAACACGCTGGCGCTGGTGACTGGCGTCACTGTCGCATCGATTCTCATCGGCGTTCCGCTGGCGATTCTCACCGCCCAGACGGACCTGCCGTTCAAGCGATTCTGGACGATTACGTCCGCACTGCCGCTGGTCGTCCCGAGTTACATCGGGGCCTTCGCGTTCGTTTCAGCGTTTGGCCCCCGGGGCGTCCTCGCGGACCTGCTCTCGCCGCTTGGCATTGAGCAAATTCCGACAATCTACGGCCTGCACGGCGCGATACTCGTGCTGACGCTGTTTACGTACCCGTACGTATTTTTGACCACGCGCGCGTCGCTCCTGTCGTTCGACGGGACCGTCGTCGAAGCCGCCCGGACGCTGAACCACACGCGCTGGGAGGCGTTCCGCCGCGTCACGCTGCCACAGATCGCACCCGGTATCGCCGCTGGCGCGCTGTTGGTTGCGCTATATGCTCTGTCCGACTTCGGGACACCAGCGATTATGCAGTACGACGTGTTCACCCGGATGATATACAACGAGTTCGGCGCTCGCCGGCTTGACTATGCCTCCGTGCTCTCGATGCTGTTGCTCGTGATGGCGCTTGGTATCCTCGCCGTCGAGTCTCGCCTCAGCGCCGGGCGAGACGGTGCCTACGTCAGCAGCGGCTCGCGCCGGCCCGGGCTCATTGAACTCGGGTACTGGAAAGCCCCGGCACTGCTGTTTTGCGGTGCCATCGCATCCCTGTGTCTGGTACTGCCGATCGGTATCCTGCTCCAGTGGCTCCTGCGCTCCGGCACGGGCTACAGCGGCGGTGGCTTCGCGTTCGAGGCGGCCTACGCCTGGAACTCGGTCGGTCTCGCGGCTGCTGCAGCCGCTATTTGTGTTGTGGCGGCGCTCCCGATAGCGTATCTCTCTGCGCGCGGTACCTCGGGCGTCTCGTCGCTTCCCGAGCGAGCTACGTACGTCGGCTACGCCGTCCCCGGTGTCGTGCTCGGCCTGGCGCTAGTGTACCTTGGCCTTCGGTACGTCCCATTCCTGTACCAGAGCGTCATCCTGCTGGTGTTCGCCTACGTGATTCGGTTCCTTCCGCAGGCCGTCGGGACGACCGAATCCTCGATTCTTCAGGTCGACCCGGGTTACATCGAGGCGGCGCGGTCGCTGGGCTATCACCCGCTTTCGGCGTTTCGGAAGGTCGTCTTGCCCCTCGTTGCCCCGGGTATCGCCGCCGGGGCCGCGCTGGTGTTCCTGACGACCATGAAGGAATTGCCGGCAACGCTGATGTTACGCCCGACGGGCTTCGAAACCTTCGTCACGTACATCTGGCTCGTCCAGGGTGCCGGCTACTACGGACAGGCGGCGGTCCCGGCCCTCGTGCTCGTTGGCCTTTCCGGACTCTCCATGCTGGTCATTCTTCGACGGGAGGATACAAGCTAA